A stretch of DNA from Odocoileus virginianus isolate 20LAN1187 ecotype Illinois chromosome 7, Ovbor_1.2, whole genome shotgun sequence:
AAACAAACTcatataaacaaaacaacaaaaatcaggaAGACCCCAGTAAACCTAATTTTGAGTTGACCTTGCCTTTGTTAAGGgaaaatatacaaacattaattttttttcccctaatgagcttctagggaaaaaattttgaaagtcaAAGCAGAACTGAAATCTGACAGTCAGAAGAATGTAATTAGTATATTTGAGCATCTCATATTTCTATGGCCTATTCTTATTTATTCAGCCTCTTAAAACTAAAGCACACAAGAAACAGTCTTTCTTCCACCAACTCAAACGCATCCCAGACCGTTGCACCTGTATCAAATTTAACTTAAactctgttgttgttttccagtcattcagtcatgtccaactctgtgcaacccaacggactgtggcacaccaggcttccctgcttaAACTTGGGATAGCCAAACCAGCCCCCAGATAAAAACTGGCTACTTAAATAGCTTCCTATATACAACATAAAGATAGTCCTTTACTGGCTAAGACTCAGGAGTTACTTTTATTTCCACTTGTAGATATCTAATTTATAAGGGAAGAAAACACAGACTTAataaaacacacaagaaaaaacTGATAATTTCCATTAAAGTTCGACATAAATTCTCAgtctgcattttgttttctttatttaagatGATTTCCTTAGTATTCAACCACACTGTGGGTCATGCAACATAGTCTACCAGAGAGAAACTCAGTTCCTTAGCAAACCAATTTCCAACTCCCATGCGTGGAAGCTATAAAGATGTTCTGCTAATGGAAAAATCAGACACCCGTGAGGAGGGCAAAGTATGTGTTCAGTTTGCTATATGCAACTCAAGCAAACAACTTTGCTGCATTGAGTTTAGAGCCTGGGACATGAAAGCCACTTTGgattcacctgaaactaaaagGAGAtgactatttaaaatcctgagaAACTTGAATGGAATACTGTTCTAAATGCCTTACGTTCCAAAGAAAGGTGGAAAGCCATGCAGGTTCATCCACATCCCACCTAAAGTGGGTATCACTCTCCACTAGATCATGTCACTCTGGACTAGCTGTTCTGAATTCTATGTGTGAAGCATCTTCAGATACTTATTACTAAGGTTCAGATATCTGATTCTGTGTGGAAAAAGCTATAGGGCCATTCATAGACCACAGGCCAACTGTCAACCATTGATTCTGATGGGTTAAACACACCAAGACTGGGTAGTTTTCTATGGTTTAATAGCCTGTACTCTCTGAAGATGTCTGAGGGTTTTCCTTCCTGTgatgtgaaaacagaaaaacctCATCTTTAACAATCCTGCTCATCACTCTGTATGAATCTGGTACAAAACAGCACTTTCTTAAAGCTGCCAGAGCTTTGGTTGGTTTAACAGACTATgcggtttaaaaaagaaagacagaaagaaagaaatgtgcttTGATTCCTACTGCTTGATCAACTTCGTTTCCCAATAATGAATATTACACCTCTGCCGTGCCACCTCCCAATCCCTGAAACTGCAGACTTGCGCTTTACTTACTTGTACTTTAGGAGCAGCCACTGAATTAACCAGAGTCCCACAAGGATCATGCCGTTAATTTCACAAATAGAAAAGGCCCACTGCACCCGGTTAAAATGGTCAAAAAACGTGTCCGGTAGTGGAGGCTGCACCTCCTTGGGAGGTACTCGTTCATGGACGACCGAGATCATCACTGTGGTGAGAACAAAGCATGAAAGTGCATAAAGAAAGGCCAGGAAAGTCTTGCCCCACTCCATGGGGTACTGGGAGCGTTCCGGTTCTGGCATGGGGATCTTGATCATTTCCTTCCTGTACCCATTGGGCATCCCGTTGGGTTTGaccttgatgctgaagctgccgTGAGGGGCGGGGCCGCCGGTGCCAATGCTGAGGTGCCCGTTGGCGTGGCCATTCTTGTGTGCTTCCAAGTGGTGCTCCATCTTCAGGGTCTCTATCATGTGCAAGAGCCGCTGCCCGTTGTCAGAGGTGACTAGGCACAGCGGGGGTTTCGTGAAATCCTCCTGGGTGAGGCTGATCAAGTCCCGGCCCGTGAAATGTTCCAGAGGCTCACAGTACTCTGGCATAGCATTCTCCTGCAGCCAGTCTGCCACCTTCTCGGGTGACCAGTAGACCACTTCCTTCATTGTGCTGGCAGACAATATGAGGACCTCCTGCTTGCTCCCAGCGGGTCAGCAGTCACCGCTCCGACAGGGCAGGATGCTGTCCCTCCACGCTGCGTTCATCCTGTCAGGCCTCATAACGGAGCTGTGTGGCGAGATGGTCAGGGCAGGTTTTAAACACCTCATGTATCTGTCCAGGGTTCTTGAGAGCCCGAGCATTAATTCACCTCATTTCTGAAGAAGATTCTTCCTTCTGTGGAGGCAAGAGAAACAAGTCAAGCTACTGGGACTTTCAAATTAATCCCTCAAGATTCATAACCTTCACATGCATAAGGAAAGCGGAAAACCAGTTATTGGTGGAGTCCATTGTTTTCAAACATATATTAGTTTTAAGGAACCAATGACtacctggctgctgctgctgctgctaagtcacttcaattgtgtccagctctgtgcgaccccatagacagcagcccaccaggctccgccatccctgggattctccaggcaagagtactggagtgggttgccatttccttctccaatgagtgaaagtgaaaagtgaaagtgtagtcgctcagtcgtgtccgactcttagtgaccccatggactgcagcctaccaggctcctccatctatgggattttccaggcaagagtactggagtgggactACCTGGTTAGTATTTCCCAAAAGAGTCATTAAATTGGACCTGAGATGGATCAAGTCAAAGACAGTGGTAAGTTTGCTAAGAAACAATTCAACAGTGCTTTGAACATTGCTCAGCACTGATCAGGGATTATTTTTGTGCTTATTATGTGGTTCCTGAGATCAGCTGAAAGACTGCAGCAATCTGCTTAATCTACTGCTTGAGATTAGTGTAGATTGGTGAAGAAATGTTCTAAATGTGCAGAGCACACAGAACTTAACAGACATCATAAAAGAGAATCATAGAAGTGTCGAGCCTCAGGATCATCAGGTCCAACAATTTTATACTCTTCCACAAAAAAATCAGTGAGTTCCTCTTTGCAAATATGCTTGGACTCCAAATCTATAAAAGAGGTATAAGAGTGGATGCCTGAATGAAAACAGATTGGAGTAAAGGGCCAGGGTCCTCTCTGCTCTGATG
This window harbors:
- the SGMS1 gene encoding phosphatidylcholine:ceramide cholinephosphotransferase 1 isoform X2; its protein translation is MKEVVYWSPEKVADWLQENAMPEYCEPLEHFTGRDLISLTQEDFTKPPLCLVTSDNGQRLLHMIETLKMEHHLEAHKNGHANGHLSIGTGGPAPHGSFSIKVKPNGMPNGYRKEMIKIPMPEPERSQYPMEWGKTFLAFLYALSCFVLTTVMISVVHERVPPKEVQPPLPDTFFDHFNRVQWAFSICEINGMILVGLWLIQWLLLKYKSIISRRFFCIVGTLYLYRCITMYVTTLPVPGMHFNCSPKLFGDWEAQLRRIMKLIAGGGLSITGSHNMCGDYLYSGHTVMLTLTYLFIKECAKRSFPDEPPGQSVVVQAISVL
- the SGMS1 gene encoding phosphatidylcholine:ceramide cholinephosphotransferase 1 isoform X1, whose amino-acid sequence is MKEVVYWSPEKVADWLQENAMPEYCEPLEHFTGRDLISLTQEDFTKPPLCLVTSDNGQRLLHMIETLKMEHHLEAHKNGHANGHLSIGTGGPAPHGSFSIKVKPNGMPNGYRKEMIKIPMPEPERSQYPMEWGKTFLAFLYALSCFVLTTVMISVVHERVPPKEVQPPLPDTFFDHFNRVQWAFSICEINGMILVGLWLIQWLLLKYKSIISRRFFCIVGTLYLYRCITMYVTTLPVPGMHFNCSPKLFGDWEAQLRRIMKLIAGGGLSITGSHNMCGDYLYSGHTVMLTLTYLFIKEYSPRRLWWYHWICWLLSVVGIFCILLAHDHYTVDVVVAYYITTRLFWWYHTMANQQVLKEASQMNLLARVWWYRPFQYFEKNVQGIVPRSYHWPFPWPVIHLGRQVKYSRLVNDT